From the Clostridiales bacterium FE2011 genome, one window contains:
- a CDS encoding helix-turn-helix transcriptional regulator gives MSNSGQVSLSNFGYCSMGHGRSDYEGYYGISLNKPRYGYHCHDFYEFFLHISGARDFGVDNEIYLLQPNQLVIVPPFHMHGLMWDQVLPRYERAFLYCSADYLSTIGSGQIDLPQLFSEKLKGQGCLIYNLSEETASECTEYLKTLMANCEKFSPLDHFRDLSYLLPFFRIILDTMEDISPQQPNTSLNPLMHQVLVYINEHFIEHLTLDSLSEQFGISVSTLSHEFMHYVHHSVYNYIIYRRVMLAREKLFEEISLGEISDLCGFGDYSNFLRSFKKLTGVSPSEYRAQLQAHQSKAKALDL, from the coding sequence ATGAGTAATTCCGGTCAGGTATCCTTATCCAACTTCGGTTATTGTTCTATGGGACACGGTCGCAGTGATTATGAAGGCTATTATGGCATATCACTGAACAAGCCGCGTTACGGTTATCATTGCCACGACTTCTATGAATTCTTTCTCCATATCAGTGGTGCCCGGGACTTTGGCGTGGATAATGAAATTTATCTTCTTCAGCCAAATCAGCTGGTCATTGTTCCTCCATTCCATATGCATGGCCTCATGTGGGATCAGGTTCTTCCGCGTTATGAGCGGGCTTTCCTTTACTGTTCAGCTGATTACCTGTCCACGATTGGCAGCGGACAGATTGACCTGCCCCAGCTTTTTTCGGAAAAGCTGAAAGGTCAGGGCTGTCTGATTTATAATCTTTCTGAGGAAACAGCATCTGAATGTACTGAATACCTGAAAACGCTCATGGCAAACTGCGAAAAGTTTTCTCCCCTGGATCATTTCAGGGATCTTTCTTATCTTCTTCCTTTCTTCCGGATCATTCTTGATACGATGGAGGATATTTCACCCCAGCAGCCAAACACCTCATTGAATCCTTTAATGCATCAGGTGCTGGTATATATCAATGAGCATTTTATTGAGCATCTGACCCTCGATTCTCTTTCAGAGCAATTCGGCATCAGCGTCTCTACCCTTTCACATGAGTTCATGCATTATGTTCACCACAGCGTCTATAACTACATCATTTACCGCCGTGTTATGCTCGCCAGGGAAAAACTCTTCGAAGAGATTTCCTTAGGCGAGATTTCTGATTTATGCGGCTTTGGAGACTATTCCAATTTCCTTCGTTCTTTCAAAAAACTCACCGGTGTTTCTCCCAGTGAGTATCGCGCCCAGCTCCAGGCCCACCAGTCCAAAGCAAAAGCGCTGGATCTGTAA
- a CDS encoding sugar ABC transporter permease, with the protein MTTRSIRKPRNNAGWLHRDWRLYVMLILPVIFYLIFCYKPMVGVIIGFQKFNMFKGMWGSKWIGLENFRFVMNMPDFPVALQNTLWLNFLGLVAGFPVPIILAILLNEMKSIKVKKVSQTLLYLPHFLSWIIIGGMVLQIFSPKTGIINATLLRLGWIDKSIPFLTDGPHWQATYTLIGVWQSMGWGTILYLSAITGINMELFEAAKIDGANKLQQIWHVTLPGIRSTIVILLILNVGQMMNISFDRPYVLGNPMVQNYCDVLSTFVYRAGITNSQFARATAVGLFQSVVGLILITGANIIARRLGEEGIW; encoded by the coding sequence ATGACCACGCGTTCCATCAGGAAGCCCAGAAACAACGCAGGGTGGCTTCACAGGGACTGGAGACTATACGTCATGCTGATCCTGCCTGTGATTTTTTACCTGATCTTCTGCTATAAGCCGATGGTGGGTGTTATCATCGGTTTCCAGAAATTCAACATGTTCAAGGGCATGTGGGGAAGCAAATGGATCGGATTGGAGAACTTCAGGTTCGTGATGAATATGCCTGACTTCCCGGTAGCCCTCCAAAATACCCTGTGGCTGAACTTCCTCGGCCTGGTAGCCGGTTTCCCGGTGCCGATCATCCTGGCAATCCTGCTGAATGAGATGAAAAGCATCAAGGTTAAGAAAGTATCCCAGACACTGCTGTACCTGCCGCACTTCCTGAGCTGGATCATTATCGGCGGTATGGTGCTGCAGATCTTCAGCCCGAAGACCGGTATCATCAACGCGACGCTGCTGAGACTGGGCTGGATCGATAAGAGCATTCCGTTCCTGACTGACGGCCCGCACTGGCAGGCAACCTACACGCTGATCGGCGTGTGGCAGAGCATGGGATGGGGAACAATCCTGTACCTGTCCGCCATTACCGGAATCAACATGGAACTGTTCGAAGCAGCCAAGATCGACGGCGCGAACAAGCTCCAGCAGATCTGGCATGTGACCCTGCCGGGTATCCGCAGCACCATCGTGATCCTGCTGATCCTGAACGTCGGCCAGATGATGAATATCAGTTTTGACCGGCCGTACGTGCTGGGCAACCCGATGGTTCAGAATTACTGTGACGTACTTTCCACCTTCGTATACCGTGCCGGTATTACGAACTCTCAGTTTGCGAGAGCCACAGCCGTGGGTCTGTTCCAGTCTGTGGTTGGACTGATCCTGATCACCGGGGCTAATATCATTGCCAGACGCCTCGGCGAAGAAGGCATCTGGTAA
- a CDS encoding carbohydrate ABC transporter permease, with amino-acid sequence MVVKKAKIWTPAQIILTIVIILFSLTCLLPFVNVAAVSFSSKSAILRGDVSFWPVDFETTAYQAIFSDKSMTRSLVFTIIITVVYTLFSMIMTILMAYPLTKKRLRGRNFFSFLALFTMYFSGGIIPHYLNIKELGLMDSPWALILPGMLSTYNMIILKSFFQTLPNELEEAAIIDGANDFQVLLKVYLPLSMASLATLTLFYAVGKWNSFQDALYYIQTKAYQPLQLKLYHIIKGSQAVDVAALEGGASTVATSVSESIEPASIIFATLPILVVYPFVQRYFVAGVTIGAVKG; translated from the coding sequence ATCGTAGTCAAGAAAGCAAAGATCTGGACACCTGCACAGATTATCCTGACGATTGTCATTATTCTCTTCAGCCTGACGTGCCTGCTTCCGTTCGTAAACGTGGCGGCAGTATCCTTCAGTTCCAAGTCGGCTATCCTGCGCGGCGACGTGAGCTTCTGGCCTGTGGATTTTGAAACCACAGCATACCAGGCGATCTTCTCCGATAAGAGCATGACGCGCAGCCTCGTGTTCACGATCATTATTACGGTTGTATATACCCTGTTCTCCATGATCATGACGATCCTGATGGCTTATCCGCTGACAAAGAAACGCCTGCGCGGGCGTAACTTCTTCAGCTTCCTGGCATTGTTCACGATGTATTTCTCCGGCGGTATTATTCCGCATTACCTGAACATCAAAGAACTGGGCCTGATGGACAGCCCCTGGGCACTGATTCTCCCAGGCATGCTGAGCACCTATAACATGATCATCCTGAAGAGCTTTTTCCAGACACTGCCCAACGAACTGGAAGAAGCAGCCATCATTGACGGCGCGAATGACTTCCAGGTACTGCTGAAGGTTTACCTGCCGCTGTCCATGGCATCCCTGGCCACACTGACGCTGTTCTATGCGGTAGGCAAGTGGAACAGCTTCCAGGACGCCCTGTACTACATACAGACAAAAGCTTACCAGCCTCTGCAGCTGAAACTGTACCACATCATAAAGGGTTCACAGGCGGTTGACGTGGCAGCCCTGGAAGGCGGAGCCTCTACGGTGGCTACAAGCGTTTCCGAATCCATTGAGCCGGCATCCATCATTTTTGCCACACTGCCGATCCTGGTAGTCTATCCGTTCGTGCAGCGGTACTTTGTGGCGGGCGTTACAATCGGCGCGGTAAAAGGCTGA
- a CDS encoding extracellular solute-binding protein, translating into MKKTLAILLTLALLLGIAGPSLAEDEWITLRVETYDREIAGLNVTDCWQLKYAQEHFGDPNKIKLEFVSYARWTEGDLLTTALAGGTAPDLCLTYNGGLVQQCIDDEGIWQLDDLLNTYGENLKAFLGDELLTYGQSDHDGDGTPEQWYIPARRISRANVGNFIREDWLKALNMEKPTNIEEFTAYLRAAKEAKLAGENTSPFSFGIYAPDPLYNVRRFTDAFIDFTKVTKEDWFAYCKNPEMLPGSKEGFRWMNTLYHEGIIPETFALTDNDQANDTALIMGYNGFFSQQPDQPWRTDKNYQIELEKNVEGGHWVTVNPFKNESLGGKTLHDMYAPAGLSIIIPLTTDEKTAVAAMKYLDWMAIPENMFAMQNGIEGINYEGLTDDGIPFGVKSADAVPDENKMHAGDICFISNGLCYGDDAKNAAALALPFKGYEDDVVASYADALTDAWTQISFTVSIQADTDYGATVKSAQGKFLADVVSCDPAEFDAVYDAGIQDILNSGAQQMIDEFRAAYNAGNYRGVFPGDL; encoded by the coding sequence ATGAAAAAGACCCTGGCTATTCTGCTGACCCTGGCTCTGCTGCTGGGCATCGCAGGACCCTCCCTGGCGGAAGACGAATGGATTACGCTGCGGGTTGAGACCTATGACCGCGAAATCGCCGGTCTGAACGTGACTGACTGCTGGCAGCTGAAGTACGCTCAGGAACACTTCGGCGATCCCAACAAGATCAAGCTCGAGTTCGTGTCCTACGCCCGTTGGACCGAAGGCGACCTGCTGACCACCGCGCTGGCCGGCGGCACCGCTCCTGACCTGTGCCTGACCTACAACGGCGGCCTGGTGCAGCAGTGCATCGACGACGAAGGTATCTGGCAGCTGGATGACCTGCTGAACACCTACGGCGAAAACCTGAAGGCGTTCCTGGGCGACGAGCTCCTGACCTACGGCCAGAGCGATCATGACGGCGATGGCACCCCCGAACAGTGGTACATCCCGGCCCGTCGTATCAGCCGCGCTAACGTTGGTAACTTCATCCGTGAAGACTGGCTGAAGGCCCTGAACATGGAAAAGCCCACCAACATCGAAGAGTTCACCGCTTACCTGCGTGCTGCCAAGGAAGCCAAGCTGGCTGGCGAGAATACCTCTCCCTTCTCCTTCGGCATCTATGCTCCCGATCCGCTGTACAATGTACGCCGGTTCACCGATGCTTTCATCGATTTCACCAAGGTTACCAAGGAAGACTGGTTCGCATACTGCAAGAACCCCGAAATGCTGCCCGGCAGCAAGGAAGGCTTCCGCTGGATGAACACCCTGTATCATGAGGGCATCATCCCCGAAACCTTCGCCCTGACCGACAATGACCAGGCGAATGATACCGCCCTGATCATGGGTTACAACGGATTCTTCTCCCAGCAGCCCGACCAGCCCTGGCGGACTGACAAGAACTACCAGATCGAACTCGAGAAGAACGTTGAAGGCGGCCACTGGGTCACCGTCAACCCCTTCAAGAACGAGAGCCTGGGCGGAAAGACCCTGCATGACATGTACGCTCCTGCCGGCCTGAGCATCATCATCCCGCTGACCACCGACGAGAAGACCGCTGTGGCCGCGATGAAGTACCTCGACTGGATGGCCATTCCGGAGAACATGTTCGCTATGCAGAACGGTATCGAAGGCATCAACTATGAAGGCCTGACCGACGACGGCATCCCGTTCGGCGTGAAGAGCGCTGACGCTGTTCCGGACGAGAACAAGATGCACGCCGGCGACATCTGCTTCATCTCCAACGGTCTGTGCTACGGCGACGACGCCAAGAACGCTGCCGCTCTGGCCCTGCCCTTCAAGGGATATGAAGATGACGTCGTGGCTTCCTACGCTGACGCTCTGACCGACGCGTGGACCCAGATCAGCTTCACCGTCAGCATCCAGGCTGACACCGACTACGGCGCCACCGTTAAGAGCGCTCAGGGCAAGTTCCTGGCTGACGTGGTCAGCTGCGATCCTGCCGAATTCGACGCTGTCTATGATGCCGGCATCCAGGATATCCTGAACTCCGGTGCTCAGCAGATGATCGACGAATTCCGCGCGGCTTACAATGCGGGCAACTACCGCGGCGTATTCCCGGGAGACCTTTGA
- a CDS encoding helix-turn-helix domain-containing protein, whose amino-acid sequence MESYDVQTPFEPMQQGGQGYEGRYRFSESIEVTQYHCHDYYELYIHLHGGQYMGVDNKIYTLKPNQVFILPPFCMHGLSCTSELRNYERAFLNCSPEVMSNLGCGQLDLNQFFHACASGGHYTYQLSDADAERFVHCVRQIEASDSREMDAVERLQAYSYMIILVNLLCQIIRRTVPVQDETGTNSVIQEVLTYINNHYTQQLRISDLAHRFGVSESYLSHEFSRFTNRSIYDYILYRRVTLARRQMLGEDSLNAIAYQCGFNDYSNFLRSFTRIAGISPSKYRKQLLQYSHRELN is encoded by the coding sequence GTGGAATCCTATGATGTCCAGACTCCCTTTGAACCGATGCAGCAGGGTGGTCAGGGTTATGAAGGCCGATACAGATTCAGTGAATCGATCGAAGTTACCCAGTATCATTGTCACGATTATTATGAACTATATATTCATCTTCATGGCGGCCAGTATATGGGCGTTGATAACAAAATCTATACGCTGAAGCCCAATCAGGTTTTCATTCTGCCGCCGTTCTGTATGCATGGGCTTTCCTGCACCAGTGAGCTCCGCAATTACGAACGTGCCTTCCTCAATTGCTCTCCGGAAGTTATGAGCAATCTTGGCTGTGGTCAGCTGGATCTAAACCAGTTCTTCCACGCCTGCGCTTCAGGCGGCCATTATACCTACCAGCTTTCCGATGCTGATGCGGAGCGCTTCGTGCACTGCGTTCGTCAGATCGAGGCTTCTGACTCACGTGAAATGGATGCCGTGGAAAGGCTTCAGGCCTATTCCTATATGATCATTCTGGTCAATCTTCTTTGTCAGATAATCCGCCGTACCGTACCTGTTCAGGATGAAACCGGGACAAACAGCGTCATTCAGGAAGTGCTGACCTATATCAACAACCACTATACCCAGCAGCTGCGGATCAGTGATCTGGCTCACCGTTTCGGTGTCAGTGAGTCCTATCTTTCCCATGAGTTTTCCCGTTTTACCAACCGCAGTATCTATGATTACATTCTCTACCGCCGCGTCACGCTTGCGCGCCGCCAGATGCTCGGTGAGGATTCATTGAACGCGATTGCCTATCAGTGCGGCTTTAATGATTATTCCAATTTTCTTCGTTCTTTTACTCGTATCGCCGGGATTTCCCCCAGCAAATACCGCAAACAACTCCTTCAGTACAGTCACCGCGAACTGAACTGA
- a CDS encoding Gfo/Idh/MocA family oxidoreductase, whose translation MINVAIIGTGGISHAHIKAYLRFPERCRIAALVDIIPGKAQRVKEQYNLDADVYLDHHEILDKDIDLVDVCTPPFVHAEISINALKSGKNVVCEKPMAASLEECDAMLRARDESGKKLSIIAQNRFRLPVRNLKALLDSGMAGKVRHVTVDSLWFRGHSYYDLWWRGTWKTEGGGCTLNHAVHHIDMLGWMMGTPDRVTSILANTGHDNAEVEDLSVSVMEYPGALATLTASVVSHGEEQALIFQCEKAKIAWPYSVYASQPQPNGFPLPEPDEEFAKKADEYLASLPPVPYEMHDGQLDDVLRALEEDREPFITGEDGRRTIEMICAIYKAGSMKTAVTLPLTKDDPFYTVEGIRANVPHFYEKTASVENLDGELSFGNFRKGEK comes from the coding sequence ATGATTAACGTAGCGATCATCGGTACAGGCGGAATCTCCCATGCACATATCAAAGCCTACCTGAGATTTCCGGAGCGATGCAGGATCGCAGCCCTTGTAGATATTATCCCCGGAAAGGCTCAGCGTGTCAAGGAACAATACAACCTGGACGCTGACGTTTACCTGGATCATCACGAAATCCTGGACAAGGATATCGACCTGGTGGACGTATGCACACCACCCTTTGTGCATGCTGAAATTTCCATCAACGCGTTGAAAAGCGGAAAAAACGTAGTATGCGAAAAGCCCATGGCTGCATCCCTGGAAGAATGCGACGCTATGCTGCGGGCAAGGGACGAGAGCGGAAAAAAGCTTTCCATTATCGCCCAGAACCGCTTCCGCCTGCCTGTACGCAACCTGAAGGCGCTGCTGGACAGCGGGATGGCTGGCAAGGTAAGGCATGTGACGGTTGATTCCCTGTGGTTCCGCGGACACAGCTATTATGATCTGTGGTGGCGCGGCACATGGAAAACCGAAGGCGGCGGATGCACCCTGAACCATGCTGTCCATCATATCGACATGCTGGGCTGGATGATGGGAACACCGGACAGGGTCACCAGTATTCTGGCGAATACAGGGCATGATAACGCAGAGGTGGAAGATTTGTCTGTATCTGTGATGGAATATCCCGGAGCGCTGGCGACACTGACCGCTTCGGTTGTTTCCCACGGAGAAGAACAGGCGCTCATTTTCCAGTGCGAGAAGGCCAAGATTGCCTGGCCATACAGCGTATACGCTTCACAGCCGCAGCCGAACGGATTCCCGCTCCCTGAACCGGATGAGGAATTTGCAAAGAAAGCGGATGAATACCTGGCCTCCCTGCCGCCGGTACCCTATGAAATGCATGACGGACAGCTGGACGACGTGCTGAGAGCCCTGGAAGAAGACAGGGAACCCTTTATCACGGGCGAAGACGGCCGCAGGACGATTGAAATGATCTGCGCGATCTATAAAGCAGGCAGTATGAAAACCGCAGTCACGCTGCCCCTGACAAAAGATGATCCTTTCTACACCGTGGAAGGGATCAGGGCCAATGTACCTCATTTTTACGAAAAAACAGCTTCCGTGGAAAACCTGGACGGTGAACTGTCCTTCGGTAATTTCCGGAAAGGGGAAAAATAA
- a CDS encoding Gfo/Idh/MocA family oxidoreductase yields the protein MNVSDGMNYAPKGKPQPVVKPGEFVFSAVRLDHGHIYGMCNGLTEAGGTLKYVYDPDEKKVEAFLKAFPQAKAARSEEEALGDPETHMIAGAAITSERCALGLRAMNAGKDYFTDKAPFTTLEQLESAKKAVAETGKKYMVYYAERLHDEGSILAGYIAESGEIGKVVSVTGFGPHRLGAPGRPAWFFEREKYGGILCDIGSHQFEQFLYYAKEEDAVVTSSRIANFDHPEYPELEDFGDAQLTGKNGAAGYFKLDWFTPDGLRTWGDGRMFIQGTKGFIEIRKYVNLASEQNGGGHIYVVNDKGEKYVNAVGVTGYPFFGELILDCLNRTEKAMTQEHAFKAAELSLNAQAQAQRIK from the coding sequence ATGAATGTTTCAGACGGAATGAACTACGCACCGAAGGGAAAACCCCAGCCGGTGGTGAAGCCGGGAGAGTTCGTGTTTTCTGCCGTACGGCTGGATCACGGACATATCTACGGCATGTGCAACGGACTGACCGAGGCCGGCGGTACGCTGAAGTATGTTTATGACCCGGATGAGAAAAAGGTAGAAGCCTTCCTGAAGGCGTTTCCGCAGGCGAAAGCAGCCCGGAGCGAGGAAGAAGCCCTGGGAGACCCGGAGACCCATATGATTGCCGGTGCAGCCATCACCAGCGAACGCTGTGCCCTGGGACTACGGGCCATGAACGCGGGAAAGGATTACTTTACCGACAAGGCGCCGTTCACCACCCTTGAACAGCTGGAATCCGCAAAGAAAGCAGTGGCGGAAACAGGGAAGAAATACATGGTGTATTATGCAGAACGTCTGCATGATGAAGGATCCATCCTGGCCGGATATATCGCGGAGAGCGGAGAAATCGGCAAGGTTGTTTCCGTGACCGGATTCGGACCGCATCGGCTTGGTGCTCCCGGACGGCCCGCATGGTTCTTTGAACGGGAAAAGTACGGCGGTATCCTGTGCGATATCGGCAGCCATCAGTTTGAGCAGTTCCTGTATTATGCCAAGGAAGAGGACGCTGTCGTAACCTCCAGCCGGATCGCGAACTTCGACCATCCGGAATATCCGGAGCTGGAAGATTTCGGCGACGCACAGCTGACCGGCAAGAACGGCGCGGCGGGATACTTCAAGCTGGACTGGTTTACACCGGACGGCTTGCGCACCTGGGGAGACGGACGGATGTTCATTCAGGGAACAAAGGGATTCATTGAAATCCGGAAGTACGTGAACCTGGCCTCGGAGCAGAACGGCGGCGGACACATCTACGTCGTGAACGACAAGGGAGAAAAGTATGTGAACGCGGTTGGCGTGACCGGCTATCCGTTCTTTGGGGAATTGATCCTGGATTGCCTGAACAGGACGGAGAAGGCGATGACGCAGGAACACGCGTTTAAGGCGGCGGAGCTTAGTCTTAATGCGCAAGCGCAAGCGCAGCGCATTAAGTAA
- a CDS encoding Gfo/Idh/MocA family oxidoreductase yields the protein MDVGKKIRLGVIGIGNMGSEHCRNLSAGKCPEIELAAVADVREDRMEWARRELPESVKVFPSGRDLIRSGECDAVLIAVPHYMHEQLAIQAMSHGLQVLCEKPISVEAAAGRRMIRCAATSGMTLALMFNQRTNGVYRAIHNIMQNKELGEIKRMSWIVTDWYRTQKYYDSGSWRATWAGEGGGVLLNQCPHQLDLLIWLCGMPVKVQAQCHEGKWHHIEVEDDVTAYLEFENGATGVFTASTGDLPGTNRLEIDCERGKLICEDGKIRCFRLNQNERETCFNSDNPWYQCEAKEEEIQTDGENPQHIGVLNAFAAHLLHGTPLTADAEDGLRALQLSNAIHYSGWTGEMVSVPVPEDKFHELLENKIAGSTVRKTGDITYESDHTGTGAQVGQCADPQ from the coding sequence ATGGATGTTGGTAAGAAGATCCGATTGGGTGTTATCGGAATCGGGAATATGGGGTCGGAGCACTGCAGGAATCTGAGTGCGGGGAAATGCCCGGAGATTGAGCTGGCTGCTGTGGCGGACGTGCGGGAAGACCGCATGGAATGGGCACGGCGGGAGCTGCCGGAAAGCGTAAAAGTATTTCCTTCCGGAAGAGACCTGATCCGGAGTGGAGAATGCGACGCTGTGCTGATCGCAGTGCCGCATTACATGCACGAACAACTGGCGATCCAGGCAATGAGCCACGGGCTGCAGGTGCTGTGCGAAAAGCCCATCTCTGTGGAAGCAGCAGCGGGCAGACGGATGATCCGATGCGCGGCAACCTCCGGAATGACCCTGGCCCTGATGTTCAACCAGCGGACGAACGGCGTGTACCGGGCGATCCATAATATCATGCAGAATAAGGAACTTGGCGAAATCAAGCGCATGAGCTGGATCGTGACAGACTGGTACAGAACCCAGAAGTATTATGATTCCGGATCCTGGCGGGCCACATGGGCAGGAGAAGGCGGCGGCGTTCTGCTGAATCAGTGCCCGCACCAGCTGGACCTGCTGATCTGGCTGTGCGGTATGCCGGTCAAGGTGCAGGCACAATGCCATGAAGGGAAATGGCATCATATTGAGGTTGAAGATGACGTAACGGCTTACCTGGAATTCGAAAACGGCGCCACAGGTGTGTTCACCGCATCCACTGGCGACCTGCCGGGAACCAACCGGCTGGAGATTGACTGCGAACGGGGCAAACTGATCTGTGAAGACGGAAAGATCAGATGCTTCCGCCTGAACCAGAATGAGCGGGAAACCTGCTTCAACAGCGACAATCCCTGGTATCAGTGCGAAGCGAAAGAAGAAGAAATCCAGACAGACGGTGAAAACCCGCAGCATATCGGCGTCCTGAACGCCTTTGCGGCACACCTGCTGCATGGCACACCCCTGACAGCGGACGCTGAAGACGGGCTGCGGGCACTGCAGCTGTCCAACGCGATCCATTATTCCGGATGGACCGGAGAAATGGTATCCGTTCCTGTGCCGGAAGATAAATTCCATGAATTGCTGGAAAATAAAATCGCCGGTTCCACAGTACGGAAAACCGGCGACATTACCTACGAATCAGATCATACAGGAACGGGAGCACAGGTGGGTCAGTGTGCTGACCCACAATGA
- a CDS encoding RNA methyltransferase — protein MEQNAFLVEGVRMVQEALTSSFEVQAILLREDFVPDFTLPDSVPIYVLPSHVFQSVCDTKTPQGIAAVLTLQAREASGPRLLALDGVQDPGNVGTIIRTADAAGFSGVLLSPECADLFSPKVLRATMGSIFRLGFSFPSSLPEALEQYKKDGYSVLSSQLDGSPFYERQDVASSFILIIGNEGNGVSDAVKAVATHHLCLPMRGGAESLNAAVAAGIMMYDLIR, from the coding sequence ATGGAACAGAATGCGTTCCTCGTAGAGGGAGTACGCATGGTCCAGGAGGCCCTCACCTCTTCTTTCGAGGTTCAGGCCATCCTTCTCCGCGAAGACTTTGTCCCCGACTTCACCCTCCCGGACTCAGTCCCGATATATGTCCTCCCTTCCCACGTCTTCCAGTCTGTCTGTGACACCAAGACTCCCCAGGGTATCGCTGCTGTCTTGACGCTCCAGGCTCGTGAGGCTTCCGGTCCTCGTCTGCTTGCTCTGGACGGTGTCCAGGATCCCGGCAATGTGGGCACCATTATCCGTACCGCCGATGCCGCTGGCTTCTCCGGTGTTCTGCTCAGTCCGGAATGTGCCGATCTCTTTTCTCCCAAGGTTCTCCGCGCCACAATGGGCAGCATTTTCCGTCTTGGCTTTTCTTTCCCATCTTCCCTTCCGGAAGCACTGGAACAATATAAAAAGGACGGATATTCCGTCCTTTCATCCCAGCTGGATGGTTCACCCTTTTATGAACGTCAGGATGTGGCTTCTTCCTTTATCCTGATTATTGGAAACGAGGGAAACGGCGTTTCCGATGCGGTAAAGGCCGTCGCTACTCATCATCTCTGTCTGCCCATGCGGGGCGGCGCTGAATCGCTGAACGCCGCAGTCGCTGCGGGCATCATGATGTATGACCTGATCCGTTGA